The proteins below are encoded in one region of Stieleria sp. JC731:
- a CDS encoding DUF1559 domain-containing protein, with product MQQNRNALTLVELIVVIGIVVGVLALAFPAIQYSREAMRRSQCQNGLKQIGLAIQNYHSIGKQVPDLYNYSPFPIQEFHSHSWRTAILPHLERGNLLQTLNLKLASTSPENQDAINVRVPLFECPSTSTPNEIVPDLNLWRDANGVFSQPTGTAARTDYAAIVGMNTESGNWLEADFGGWGEPKISSNGQMRYSKRRFSDITDGLSNTLLVGERAGRPDRHGAGKPAIPFSVANHLWDHHQAAWAVSTLGQHLVLAADYAVNQNNGHGLFSFHANGVNILLADGAVKHLSSSTDMQTLRSLISRAGHD from the coding sequence ATGCAGCAAAATCGGAACGCACTGACATTGGTAGAGTTGATTGTTGTGATTGGGATTGTCGTTGGTGTGCTGGCACTCGCGTTTCCGGCGATTCAGTATTCGCGCGAAGCGATGCGGAGAAGCCAGTGCCAGAACGGCCTCAAGCAGATTGGCTTGGCGATTCAGAACTATCATTCGATCGGAAAGCAAGTCCCGGATCTCTACAACTATTCACCTTTCCCTATCCAAGAGTTCCATAGTCATTCTTGGCGAACTGCAATTTTGCCTCACCTGGAACGCGGCAACCTATTGCAGACGTTGAATCTGAAACTGGCTTCAACAAGTCCGGAGAATCAAGACGCGATCAATGTCCGTGTTCCGTTGTTTGAATGCCCGTCGACTAGCACACCCAATGAAATCGTTCCCGATCTCAATTTATGGCGAGATGCGAATGGTGTGTTCAGCCAGCCAACAGGTACTGCAGCTCGAACTGACTATGCCGCGATCGTCGGAATGAACACCGAGTCGGGGAATTGGTTGGAGGCTGATTTTGGCGGTTGGGGTGAACCAAAGATTTCGAGCAACGGGCAGATGAGATATTCCAAGCGACGATTTTCCGATATTACCGACGGTTTGTCGAACACTTTACTGGTCGGTGAACGAGCGGGCCGCCCTGATCGTCATGGTGCTGGGAAGCCCGCAATTCCGTTTTCGGTTGCCAACCACTTGTGGGATCATCATCAGGCAGCATGGGCGGTGTCGACGTTGGGACAGCATCTTGTTCTAGCAGCAGACTATGCCGTCAATCAAAACAATGGACACGGCTTATTTTCGTTTCATGCCAATGGCGTGAACATTCTGCTCGCCGACGGGGCGGTCAAGCACCTAAGCAGTTCCACGGATATGCAAACACTCCGTTCACTGATTTCTAGAGCTGGGCATGACTGA